The Streptomyces sp. NBC_01689 genome includes a window with the following:
- a CDS encoding beta-ketoacyl-[acyl-carrier-protein] synthase family protein: MTDVYDHDTRPDAAARPRTVVVCGIGAVTAQGEGATALWEGIRAGHSAIGPVRGMPMDGYGTAIGGEVRNPSRPAYDYLASFGGREREPAMDFALTAAQEAMAGAGLASLPAERWGVAFGSCNGGLRTAEKLARRSREGTAPPDDGRHYLLVPPQAIAEALSSAFSLKGPALSVNTACASGAHAIAHAAEAISAGRADAMLAGGSDAFTETAFAGFTSLQSLSTKPAAPYSKDRDGLSLGEGAGMLVLAEESVARAAGAPILAEVLGYGLSADGYHATAPHPEGEGAARAIRGALKAAGITPQDVGYINGHGTGTPKNDSAESNAVRAAFGEAADKTALSSSKSMIGHLLGAAGAVEAIVTVQALVEQTAPPTANFTGTDPKCGLDAVPDTGRELAMNAALSNNFAFAGANACVAFGWPSGRRFSVPAPPAAEKVVITGGAAITAAGEGPDALWEAWQRGTRLGGEEDGLHVARADFDPAAHIGARDRRRMDRLSQLAVASCRAALAHAGLDADEHTGVVLGTGLGPMRSIEDFLLPVLDGCPAEGSPAVFPNTVFNAAAGQVAMHVGAKGPTSTVTTGHAAGASALTVAHDLLLQHRADAVLCPAVEDLSPGVLTAYRGLPLFTDTGYTLAEAGITLVLERESSARARGARILAEFAGHGTAGDAAGVGRWDEDGDGVERAMHAALGHAGVHPRDITAIWANAAGLTRADAPEARATGRLAAASGCPVHTPKQTLGEPVGAGAQLAALLAVTGWQHHTTAGPVLINSSSLGGTHISLVLRPATEN, translated from the coding sequence ATGACCGACGTCTACGACCACGACACCCGGCCGGACGCCGCGGCCCGGCCCCGGACCGTGGTGGTCTGCGGCATCGGCGCCGTGACCGCCCAGGGCGAGGGCGCCACGGCGCTGTGGGAGGGCATCCGGGCCGGGCATTCCGCCATCGGCCCGGTACGCGGCATGCCGATGGACGGCTACGGCACGGCCATCGGCGGCGAGGTGCGCAACCCCTCCCGGCCCGCCTACGACTACCTCGCCTCCTTCGGCGGCCGCGAACGCGAACCGGCGATGGACTTCGCGCTGACCGCCGCCCAGGAGGCGATGGCCGGCGCCGGCCTCGCCTCGCTGCCCGCCGAACGCTGGGGCGTCGCCTTCGGCTCCTGCAACGGAGGCCTGCGCACCGCCGAGAAACTCGCCCGCCGCAGCCGCGAGGGCACCGCGCCCCCCGACGACGGCCGGCACTACCTGCTGGTGCCCCCGCAGGCCATCGCCGAGGCACTCAGCAGCGCCTTTTCCCTCAAGGGCCCCGCACTGAGCGTCAACACCGCCTGCGCCTCCGGCGCCCACGCCATCGCCCACGCCGCCGAGGCGATCTCCGCCGGCCGCGCGGACGCGATGCTCGCCGGCGGCAGCGACGCCTTCACCGAGACCGCCTTCGCCGGCTTCACCAGCCTGCAGTCCCTGTCCACCAAGCCCGCCGCCCCCTACTCCAAGGACCGCGACGGCCTCTCCCTCGGCGAGGGCGCCGGCATGCTGGTCCTCGCCGAGGAGTCCGTGGCACGCGCCGCCGGCGCCCCCATCCTCGCCGAGGTCCTGGGCTACGGCCTGTCCGCCGACGGCTACCACGCCACCGCCCCGCACCCCGAGGGCGAAGGCGCCGCCCGCGCCATCCGCGGCGCCCTGAAGGCCGCCGGCATCACCCCGCAGGACGTCGGCTACATCAACGGCCACGGCACCGGTACCCCCAAGAACGACTCCGCCGAGTCCAACGCCGTGCGCGCCGCGTTCGGCGAGGCCGCCGACAAGACCGCGCTCAGCAGCTCCAAGTCGATGATCGGCCACCTGCTCGGCGCGGCCGGCGCGGTCGAGGCCATCGTCACCGTCCAGGCCCTCGTCGAACAGACCGCCCCGCCGACCGCCAACTTCACCGGCACCGACCCCAAATGCGGACTCGACGCCGTCCCCGACACCGGCCGCGAACTGGCCATGAACGCCGCCCTGTCCAACAACTTCGCCTTCGCCGGCGCCAACGCCTGCGTCGCCTTCGGCTGGCCGTCGGGCCGCCGCTTCTCCGTACCGGCCCCGCCCGCCGCGGAGAAGGTCGTCATCACCGGCGGCGCCGCCATCACCGCCGCCGGCGAAGGCCCGGACGCCCTGTGGGAGGCCTGGCAGCGCGGCACACGGCTGGGCGGCGAAGAGGACGGACTGCACGTCGCCCGCGCCGACTTCGACCCCGCCGCCCACATCGGCGCCCGCGACCGCCGCCGCATGGACCGCCTCTCCCAGCTCGCCGTCGCCTCCTGCCGCGCCGCCCTCGCCCACGCGGGACTGGACGCCGACGAACACACCGGCGTCGTCCTGGGCACCGGGCTCGGCCCGATGCGCAGCATCGAGGACTTCCTGCTGCCCGTCCTGGACGGCTGCCCCGCCGAGGGCAGCCCGGCCGTCTTCCCCAACACCGTCTTCAACGCCGCCGCCGGCCAGGTCGCCATGCACGTCGGCGCCAAGGGCCCCACCTCCACCGTGACCACCGGCCACGCGGCCGGCGCCTCCGCCCTGACCGTCGCCCACGACCTGCTGCTGCAGCACCGCGCCGACGCCGTCCTGTGCCCCGCCGTCGAGGACCTCTCCCCGGGCGTCCTGACCGCCTACCGCGGCCTGCCGCTGTTCACCGACACCGGCTACACCCTCGCCGAGGCCGGCATCACCCTGGTCCTGGAACGCGAGTCCAGCGCCCGTGCCCGCGGCGCCCGCATCCTGGCCGAGTTCGCCGGCCACGGCACCGCCGGCGACGCGGCCGGCGTCGGACGCTGGGACGAGGACGGCGACGGCGTCGAACGCGCCATGCACGCGGCCCTCGGCCACGCCGGGGTCCACCCCCGCGACATCACCGCGATCTGGGCCAACGCCGCCGGCCTCACCCGCGCCGACGCCCCCGAGGCACGGGCCACCGGCCGGCTCGCCGCCGCGTCCGGCTGCCCCGTGCACACCCCCAAGCAGACCCTCGGTGAACCCGTCGGCGCGGGCGCCCAGCTCGCCGCCCTCCTCGCCGTCACCGGCTGGCAGCACCACACCACCGCCGGCCCGGTCCTCATCAACAGCTCCTCCCTCGGCGGCACCCACATCAGCCTCGTCCTGCGTCCCGCAACGGAGAACTGA
- a CDS encoding beta-ketoacyl-[acyl-carrier-protein] synthase family protein, which translates to MSEQRRRVMVTGIGLMTAIGQSAAETWDSLLEGRCGIGPLRAYDPAPLRTGIGAEIHGFDPAQWAGRRTLRMLCRGDQLALAGATLALRDAGLDGESDLGQRTGLFLGSNKEMPRMDELITQLQAVRADDGTPDLHLLGRTASSVVAPLFFVEGLQPAAAFHISEKYGIRGANAYFAGTADSGAMAIGRAMRTVRRGEADVVLAGGYDDATGWWAMSKMDGLGVLSTRTDLGQEAFRPFDRDRSGSVFGEGAALLVLEERGHALARGAHCYAEVTGFGAGNDCVRPPSPQPRARGLARAIGRALRDAERPFPDGGYIAAHGCATLQGDASETVALHDALGTAAKSAQISSVKPQTGHLVGGAGALNAAVAALALDSGTVPATLNLHRPAPECDLDYVPLSPRHTRPDSALALARGLEGQAVAVALGRPS; encoded by the coding sequence ATGAGCGAGCAGCGCCGCCGCGTGATGGTCACCGGCATCGGCCTGATGACCGCGATCGGCCAGAGCGCCGCCGAGACCTGGGACAGCCTGCTGGAGGGCCGCTGCGGCATCGGCCCGCTGCGCGCCTACGACCCGGCCCCGCTGCGCACCGGCATCGGCGCCGAGATCCACGGCTTCGACCCCGCCCAGTGGGCCGGCCGGCGCACCCTGCGCATGCTGTGCCGCGGCGACCAGCTGGCCCTGGCCGGCGCCACCCTCGCCCTGCGCGACGCGGGCCTGGACGGCGAGAGCGACCTGGGACAGCGCACCGGGCTCTTCCTCGGCAGCAACAAGGAAATGCCCCGCATGGACGAACTCATCACCCAGCTCCAGGCCGTCCGCGCCGACGACGGCACCCCCGACCTGCACCTGCTGGGCCGCACCGCCTCCTCGGTGGTCGCCCCGCTGTTCTTCGTCGAGGGACTGCAGCCCGCCGCCGCCTTCCACATCTCCGAGAAGTACGGCATCCGCGGCGCCAACGCCTACTTCGCCGGCACCGCCGACTCCGGCGCGATGGCCATCGGCCGCGCCATGCGCACCGTACGCCGCGGCGAGGCCGACGTCGTCCTCGCCGGCGGCTACGACGACGCCACCGGCTGGTGGGCGATGTCCAAGATGGACGGCCTCGGCGTCCTGAGCACCCGCACCGACCTCGGCCAGGAAGCCTTCCGCCCCTTCGACCGCGACCGCTCCGGCTCCGTGTTCGGCGAGGGCGCCGCCCTCCTCGTCCTGGAGGAACGCGGACACGCCCTGGCCCGCGGCGCCCACTGCTACGCCGAGGTCACCGGATTCGGCGCCGGCAACGACTGCGTCCGCCCGCCCAGCCCCCAGCCCCGCGCCCGCGGCCTGGCCCGCGCGATCGGCCGCGCCCTGCGCGACGCCGAACGCCCCTTCCCCGACGGCGGATACATCGCCGCACACGGCTGCGCCACCCTGCAGGGCGACGCCAGCGAGACCGTCGCCCTGCACGACGCCCTCGGCACCGCCGCCAAGTCCGCCCAGATCAGCAGCGTCAAACCGCAGACCGGCCACCTGGTCGGCGGCGCCGGCGCACTCAACGCGGCCGTCGCCGCGCTCGCCCTGGACAGCGGCACCGTGCCCGCCACCCTCAACCTGCACCGCCCCGCCCCCGAGTGCGACCTCGACTACGTCCCGCTCAGCCCCCGCCACACCCGCCCCGACAGCGCCCTCGCCCTGGCCCGCGGCCTGGAAGGGCAGGCCGTCGCCGTCGCCCTGGGACGGCCCTCGTGA
- a CDS encoding hydroxymyristoyl-ACP dehydratase, whose amino-acid sequence MTTTAPRTGAAPARTAPGQTTADDAAAVRAAALTRAQARAAGAQAVPAFDRLLELVEGERAVAVRNVPATLACFTAHFPRHPVLPGVLLLESLTALARAAAGPGSWHLAAVRGVRFKHFVGPGDQVHLTVEVSRHSPRQTECRATARVGDRVVATVRALTLAGATTTREGTA is encoded by the coding sequence ATGACCACCACCGCCCCCCGGACCGGCGCCGCCCCCGCGCGCACGGCCCCCGGGCAGACCACCGCCGACGACGCCGCTGCCGTGCGGGCCGCCGCCCTCACCCGGGCACAGGCGCGGGCCGCCGGCGCCCAGGCGGTGCCGGCCTTCGACCGGCTGCTGGAACTCGTGGAGGGCGAACGGGCCGTGGCCGTCCGCAACGTGCCCGCCACCCTGGCCTGCTTCACCGCCCACTTCCCCCGCCACCCCGTCCTGCCCGGCGTCCTGCTGCTGGAGAGCCTCACCGCACTGGCCCGCGCCGCCGCCGGCCCCGGCTCCTGGCACCTGGCCGCCGTGCGCGGGGTGCGCTTCAAGCACTTCGTCGGCCCCGGCGACCAGGTGCACCTCACCGTCGAGGTGAGCCGGCACAGCCCCCGGCAGACCGAATGCCGGGCCACCGCCCGGGTCGGGGACCGGGTGGTCGCCACCGTCCGCGCCCTGACCCTGGCCGGCGCCACCACGACCCGGGAGGGCACAGCATGA
- a CDS encoding beta-ketoacyl-[acyl-carrier-protein] synthase family protein — protein sequence MTRVAITGVGAVTPLGNDAESTWQALAAGRSGVGRLTTFDASGFPVRIAAQVKDFDAATAIPARVGRKHLSRVGQFGVAAAWEALRNAGADELGEDVYPFDERGVAMGASVGRPELQALLDVGHLRATTGRPDAFLCHPPAVTLTDDQNVPLSAMARMMSATGPMIGISTACSGSGHAIGEAFRAIQEGDAQLMVAGGYDSLTTWLDLLGFSLLGALTDRHNDDPEHASRPFDADRSGFVVGEGAVAVVLEDLDAARERGAPVLGEVLGYGSTLNAWRITDSPPDGSGAIQAMQAALAESGVGTGGIDYVVAHGTSTHGNDQSETVAIKKVFADDAHRLVVSAPKSMAGHLTSASLGLGVLAALGAIRHRLVPPTVNLDQPDRGLDLDYVPHTARPMPVDAALINAFAFGGSNTSLVIGAPREDT from the coding sequence ATGACCCGTGTAGCCATCACCGGAGTGGGGGCCGTCACCCCGCTCGGCAACGACGCCGAGAGCACCTGGCAGGCACTGGCCGCCGGCCGCAGCGGCGTCGGCAGACTCACCACCTTCGACGCCTCCGGCTTCCCGGTGCGCATCGCCGCCCAGGTCAAGGACTTCGACGCGGCCACGGCGATCCCCGCCCGGGTGGGACGCAAACACCTTTCCCGCGTCGGCCAGTTCGGCGTCGCGGCCGCCTGGGAGGCGCTGCGCAACGCGGGCGCCGACGAACTCGGCGAGGACGTGTACCCCTTCGACGAGCGCGGCGTCGCCATGGGCGCCAGCGTCGGCCGGCCCGAACTGCAGGCCCTCCTCGACGTCGGCCACCTGCGCGCCACCACCGGCCGCCCCGACGCCTTCCTGTGCCACCCGCCGGCCGTCACCCTGACCGACGACCAGAACGTGCCGCTGAGCGCCATGGCCCGGATGATGTCCGCGACCGGGCCGATGATCGGCATCTCCACCGCCTGCTCCGGCTCCGGGCACGCCATCGGCGAGGCCTTCCGCGCCATCCAGGAGGGCGACGCCCAGCTGATGGTCGCCGGCGGCTACGACTCCCTGACCACCTGGCTCGACCTGCTCGGCTTCAGCCTGCTGGGCGCCCTGACCGACCGCCACAACGACGACCCCGAGCACGCCTCACGGCCCTTCGACGCCGACCGCTCCGGCTTCGTGGTCGGCGAGGGCGCCGTCGCCGTGGTCCTGGAGGACCTGGACGCCGCCCGCGAGCGCGGCGCACCCGTCCTCGGCGAGGTCCTCGGCTACGGCTCCACCCTCAACGCCTGGCGCATCACCGACTCACCGCCCGACGGCTCCGGCGCGATCCAGGCCATGCAGGCCGCACTGGCCGAGTCCGGCGTGGGCACCGGCGGCATCGACTACGTCGTCGCGCACGGCACCAGCACCCACGGCAACGACCAGTCCGAGACCGTCGCCATCAAGAAGGTCTTCGCCGACGACGCCCACCGCCTGGTCGTCAGCGCCCCCAAGTCGATGGCCGGCCACCTCACCTCCGCCAGCCTGGGCCTGGGCGTACTGGCCGCGCTCGGCGCGATCCGCCACCGCCTGGTCCCGCCCACCGTCAACCTCGACCAGCCCGACCGCGGCCTCGACCTCGACTACGTACCGCACACCGCCCGCCCGATGCCGGTGGACGCGGCCCTCATCAACGCGTTCGCGTTCGGCGGCAGCAACACCAGCCTCGTCATCGGCGCCCCGCGGGAGGACACATGA
- a CDS encoding 3-hydroxylacyl-ACP dehydratase, with translation MRFHLIDRIETFTPREHITARKVTSVDESYWQDTGSGPAMPFGLALEALCQSATWLIMLSTDHRLRAALLAVGEATAHRAVRPGEVLRMRATIESMTEEAALLDGTVTADGEDVLSAGGILCALIDAERLDDPADTRRMAHQLQGGGPVG, from the coding sequence ATGCGATTCCATCTGATCGACCGGATCGAGACCTTCACGCCGCGGGAGCACATCACCGCGCGCAAGGTCACCTCCGTCGACGAGAGCTACTGGCAGGACACCGGGAGCGGACCGGCCATGCCCTTCGGACTGGCCCTGGAGGCGCTGTGCCAGTCGGCGACCTGGCTGATCATGCTCTCCACCGACCACCGGCTGCGTGCCGCGCTCCTCGCCGTCGGCGAGGCCACCGCGCACCGCGCCGTCCGCCCCGGAGAGGTGCTGCGCATGCGGGCCACCATCGAGTCGATGACCGAGGAGGCCGCCCTCCTGGACGGCACCGTGACCGCGGACGGCGAGGACGTCCTGAGCGCCGGCGGCATCCTGTGCGCGCTCATCGACGCCGAACGCCTCGACGACCCCGCCGACACCCGGCGCATGGCGCACCAGCTGCAGGGCGGAGGGCCGGTGGGATGA
- a CDS encoding SDR family NAD(P)-dependent oxidoreductase — translation MKLKDRTALVTGASRGIGRAIALALAEQGAAVAVNYRSRQEDAAAVVKEIETAGGRAVAVGADVADPQQAARLVQEATRHLGSLDILVNNAGTSDDGLIYDAPPDAWLNVMKVNFGGAYHCTHAVLEQFMAHGDATIVNISSAMGERGWIGQANYSASKGALNSFTRCAAIELARFGVRVNAVLAGFTPTDLVEGVMQRDGGRSIKRQIPLRRFATVEQVAAAAVFLAGPDSGYTTGELLSVDGGFSAQLGTGRP, via the coding sequence ATGAAGCTGAAGGACCGCACCGCCCTGGTCACCGGTGCCTCACGCGGCATCGGCCGGGCCATCGCCCTGGCCCTGGCCGAGCAGGGCGCGGCCGTCGCCGTCAACTACCGCTCCCGGCAGGAGGACGCCGCCGCGGTCGTCAAGGAGATCGAGACCGCCGGCGGCCGGGCCGTGGCCGTCGGCGCCGACGTCGCCGACCCGCAGCAGGCCGCCCGCCTGGTCCAGGAGGCCACCCGCCACCTCGGCTCCCTCGACATCCTCGTCAACAACGCGGGCACCAGCGACGACGGTCTCATCTACGACGCGCCGCCGGACGCCTGGCTGAACGTCATGAAGGTCAACTTCGGCGGCGCCTACCACTGCACACACGCCGTCCTGGAGCAGTTCATGGCCCACGGCGACGCCACGATCGTCAACATCTCCTCGGCGATGGGCGAACGCGGCTGGATCGGCCAGGCCAACTACTCCGCCTCCAAAGGAGCGTTGAACTCCTTCACCCGCTGCGCGGCGATCGAGCTCGCCCGCTTCGGCGTGCGCGTCAACGCGGTCCTGGCCGGCTTCACCCCGACCGACCTGGTGGAGGGGGTGATGCAGCGCGACGGCGGCCGCAGCATCAAGCGGCAGATACCGCTGCGCCGTTTCGCCACCGTCGAGCAGGTCGCGGCGGCGGCGGTGTTCCTGGCCGGACCCGACTCCGGCTACACCACCGGCGAACTGCTCAGCGTCGACGGCGGGTTCTCCGCCCAGCTGGGCACCGGCCGTCCGTGA
- a CDS encoding acyl carrier protein, with product MSETLTPTSTDYFSAVQAAIADALGIDESEAVAEATLLGQLGAESIDLLDILFRIERATKVKITVADIAALLQGGIPDEEFGDENEVVNDTGLTHLEKVLPQFDRSQLAEPLTAEGVLGLFTVQNLTDLLTERAAAQNAA from the coding sequence GTGTCCGAAACCCTGACTCCCACCTCGACCGACTACTTCTCCGCGGTCCAGGCCGCCATCGCCGACGCCCTGGGCATCGACGAGTCCGAGGCGGTTGCCGAGGCCACCCTGCTCGGGCAGCTCGGCGCCGAGTCGATCGACCTGCTCGACATCCTCTTCCGCATCGAGCGCGCCACCAAGGTGAAGATCACCGTGGCCGACATCGCCGCCCTGCTCCAGGGCGGCATCCCCGACGAGGAGTTCGGTGACGAGAACGAGGTCGTCAACGACACGGGCCTCACCCACCTGGAGAAGGTCCTGCCGCAGTTCGACCGCAGCCAGCTCGCCGAGCCGCTGACCGCCGAGGGCGTGCTGGGCCTGTTCACCGTGCAGAACCTCACCGACCTGCTGACCGAGCGGGCCGCGGCGCAGAACGCCGCCTGA
- the fabD gene encoding ACP S-malonyltransferase — protein sequence MIDNFFTMFPGQGSQRAGMAGHLLREHPRTAGRVLARAQDATGLPLTALCSTAGEEELAPTEIAQPAIVATSLAVLEVLREEAGFVPAVVAGHSLGEYTALVAAGVLGADDALRLVRRRGELMAGVARRDGGSMTAVLGLDPGRIEEICAGCAPLGVVEIANYNEPGQTVVSGQHAAVEEAGRRALAAGAERVVALKVSAPFHCSLMRAIEDEFAAELEHVAFAAPRLPVISSVTGTRVRDGAHARDLLRRQLAGPVRWVDVLGAAAALGTGGCLEVGPGRVLSGFANRTGVHSLVRSTHDARRVAALLRELGQESAPGAAA from the coding sequence ATGATCGACAATTTCTTCACGATGTTTCCCGGGCAGGGCTCGCAGCGCGCGGGCATGGCCGGGCATCTGCTGCGTGAGCACCCCCGCACCGCCGGACGCGTCCTGGCGCGCGCGCAGGACGCCACCGGCCTGCCGCTGACCGCGCTGTGCAGCACGGCGGGGGAGGAGGAGCTCGCCCCGACCGAGATCGCGCAGCCCGCCATCGTCGCCACCAGCCTCGCGGTCCTCGAAGTGCTGCGCGAGGAGGCCGGGTTCGTGCCGGCCGTGGTCGCCGGGCACAGCCTGGGCGAGTACACGGCACTGGTCGCCGCCGGGGTGCTGGGCGCCGACGACGCGCTGCGCCTGGTGCGCCGCCGCGGCGAGCTGATGGCCGGGGTCGCGCGCCGTGACGGCGGGTCGATGACGGCCGTGCTGGGCCTGGACCCCGGCCGGATCGAGGAGATCTGCGCCGGCTGCGCCCCGCTGGGCGTGGTGGAGATCGCCAACTACAACGAGCCGGGCCAGACGGTCGTCTCCGGGCAGCACGCCGCGGTCGAGGAGGCCGGCCGCCGGGCGCTGGCGGCGGGCGCCGAACGGGTGGTCGCGCTGAAGGTGTCGGCCCCCTTCCACTGCTCGCTGATGCGGGCGATCGAGGACGAGTTCGCCGCCGAACTGGAGCACGTCGCCTTCGCCGCGCCCCGGCTGCCCGTGATCAGCTCGGTCACCGGCACCCGGGTGCGTGACGGCGCCCACGCCCGCGATCTGCTGCGCCGTCAGCTGGCCGGTCCGGTGCGCTGGGTGGACGTGCTGGGCGCGGCGGCCGCGCTGGGGACGGGCGGCTGCCTGGAGGTCGGCCCCGGCCGGGTGCTGAGCGGCTTCGCCAACCGCACCGGCGTCCACTCCCTGGTGCGCAGCACCCACGACGCACGCCGTGTCGCCGCGCTGCTGCGCGAGCTGGGACAGGAGTCCGCGCCCGGCGCCGCCGCCTGA
- a CDS encoding TetR/AcrR family transcriptional regulator, protein MVRMSADERRESVIRAAMSEFARGGYDGTSTEAVARRAGVSQPYLFRLFAGKRALFLAAARRCLADTARLFAEATKGLAGEEALRAMADAYTRVILKEPERLLMQMQVYVAVAACEARGDAGFGEAVRAEWQRLWDTVHRPLGADTGQTTTFMAYGMLVNVLVSLGFPPDHPLWNGLYPAVRAGARPMAPPA, encoded by the coding sequence ATGGTGAGGATGAGCGCAGACGAGCGGCGCGAGAGCGTCATCCGCGCGGCGATGAGCGAGTTCGCCCGGGGCGGGTACGACGGGACCTCCACCGAGGCCGTCGCCCGGCGCGCGGGGGTGTCGCAGCCGTACCTCTTCCGTCTCTTCGCGGGCAAGCGGGCCCTGTTCCTGGCGGCGGCGCGGCGCTGTCTGGCCGACACCGCGCGGCTGTTCGCCGAGGCGACCAAGGGCCTGGCGGGCGAGGAGGCACTGCGCGCGATGGCCGACGCGTACACCCGCGTCATCCTCAAGGAGCCGGAACGGCTGCTGATGCAGATGCAGGTGTACGTCGCGGTCGCGGCCTGCGAGGCGCGGGGGGACGCCGGGTTCGGCGAGGCGGTCCGGGCCGAGTGGCAGCGGCTGTGGGACACCGTCCACCGCCCGCTCGGCGCGGACACCGGCCAGACCACCACGTTCATGGCGTACGGGATGCTGGTCAACGTCCTGGTCTCCCTCGGGTTCCCGCCCGACCACCCGCTCTGGAACGGCCTGTACCCGGCGGTCCGGGCCGGGGCACGCCCGATGGCTCCGCCGGCGTGA
- a CDS encoding FAD-dependent monooxygenase — protein sequence MAHGRARRVLIAGGGIGGLAAALALQRSGVECAVFERAEELRDGGAGLHIWTNGVLALDFLGVAGRVLETAPAQHVAHFSTHRGEVLGAWPVGDFVERYGAPTIAVERSVLHGVLRDALQGSPVRTGAHVVGFDQDEDGVTVRFADGGSERGDLLIGADGIHGAVRDCLFGPADNRYSGYIAWRGRSPLKHPDIPPGTFNAMFGPGVRFTYYDVAPGLVHWMSVANGPAGGRDEPGVREMLLRRHRGWGGPVADILAATPEEGIIRGDVEGRRPERRWGRGRVTLLGDAAHPITFNIGQGACQALEDALVLAEHLEHAGSDPVAALRRYEQERRARTAPLQRIAWRIGRMGAVEHPLLIRAREAFMRKNWNTKAFAAAEKGQVAYGTRWARETRPGSPVPAPRTTVD from the coding sequence ATGGCCCATGGACGTGCCCGTCGCGTACTCATCGCCGGCGGAGGGATCGGCGGCCTGGCCGCGGCCCTCGCGCTGCAGCGCAGCGGTGTGGAGTGCGCGGTCTTCGAACGGGCCGAGGAACTGCGCGACGGCGGCGCGGGTCTGCACATCTGGACCAACGGTGTGCTCGCCCTCGACTTCCTGGGCGTGGCCGGCCGGGTCCTGGAGACCGCCCCGGCGCAGCACGTCGCGCACTTCAGCACCCACCGCGGCGAGGTGCTGGGCGCCTGGCCGGTGGGGGACTTCGTCGAGCGCTACGGGGCGCCCACGATCGCCGTCGAGCGCTCCGTCCTGCACGGTGTGCTGCGGGACGCGCTGCAGGGCTCCCCGGTGCGCACCGGCGCGCACGTGGTCGGCTTCGACCAGGACGAGGACGGGGTCACCGTGCGCTTCGCGGACGGCGGCAGCGAGCGGGGCGACCTGCTCATCGGCGCCGACGGCATCCACGGCGCCGTCCGTGACTGCCTGTTCGGGCCCGCCGACAACCGCTACAGCGGCTACATCGCCTGGCGCGGCCGCTCGCCCCTGAAGCACCCCGACATCCCGCCGGGGACGTTCAACGCGATGTTCGGGCCCGGTGTCCGCTTCACCTACTACGACGTCGCGCCCGGCCTGGTGCACTGGATGAGCGTGGCCAACGGGCCGGCCGGCGGACGCGACGAACCCGGCGTGCGCGAGATGCTGCTGCGCCGGCACCGCGGCTGGGGCGGACCGGTCGCCGACATCCTCGCCGCCACACCGGAGGAGGGGATCATCCGGGGCGACGTCGAGGGCCGGCGCCCCGAACGCCGCTGGGGCCGCGGCCGCGTCACCCTCCTCGGGGACGCCGCGCACCCCATCACCTTCAACATCGGCCAGGGCGCCTGCCAGGCACTGGAGGACGCCCTCGTGCTCGCCGAGCACCTCGAGCACGCCGGCAGCGACCCGGTCGCCGCGCTGCGCCGCTACGAACAGGAGCGCCGCGCCCGTACCGCACCGCTGCAGCGGATCGCCTGGCGGATCGGGCGGATGGGCGCGGTGGAGCATCCGCTGCTGATCCGGGCGCGCGAGGCGTTCATGCGCAAGAACTGGAACACCAAGGCCTTCGCCGCGGCCGAGAAGGGCCAGGTCGCCTACGGCACCCGCTGGGCGCGCGAAACCCGCCCGGGCAGCCCGGTCCCCGCCCCCCGCACCACCGTGGACTGA
- a CDS encoding DUF1772 domain-containing protein, giving the protein MEALVQTLAVVATMANAVVYGTDVFSAIVQRPALAHVDDAVLTSTMGQIHRFGDRRMPVPGVFGLVATVATAVAAGVDGKTAPAVAAAVAALALVVWLAVYNKVSAPVNKELTGAALDCRTAPDARGLQRTWDSVINARVVLQAVALGAMCVALVTS; this is encoded by the coding sequence ATGGAAGCGCTCGTACAAACCCTGGCCGTGGTGGCCACGATGGCCAACGCGGTGGTCTACGGCACCGACGTCTTCTCCGCGATCGTCCAGCGGCCCGCCCTCGCGCACGTCGACGACGCGGTGCTGACCAGCACCATGGGGCAGATCCACCGCTTCGGGGACCGGCGGATGCCCGTCCCGGGCGTCTTCGGCCTGGTCGCCACCGTGGCCACCGCGGTCGCGGCCGGCGTCGACGGCAAGACCGCGCCGGCCGTCGCCGCGGCGGTGGCGGCCCTGGCCCTGGTGGTGTGGCTGGCCGTCTACAACAAGGTCAGCGCGCCGGTGAACAAGGAGCTCACCGGCGCCGCCCTGGACTGCCGCACCGCACCCGACGCGCGGGGCCTGCAGCGCACCTGGGACAGCGTCATCAACGCCCGGGTCGTGCTGCAGGCGGTGGCACTGGGCGCGATGTGCGTGGCGCTCGTGACGTCCTGA